aaataattaatataaaaaaggtTAACACTCATTTATGAGAGAGTGATAtgtgataaattttttaataattaaaaaaaataaaaaatttatattattatttacagATAGTGAAATgtgataaattttttaaaagaggAGTCGTGtgaccaaatatatatatatataacttattaAATAACCGACTAATTAATAGGGTACAACTATTTTCTGCCATTGGCCAAGACaatcctttctcctttgtttttatggttctttcttttctttgcttAAAAAAGGCGATTTTACCAAGATGTAGAGAGTTTTCTCTCTAGATCATAGGTTTTTCTCCCATTTTTGAAAGGCTtttagaccaaaaaaaaaaaatcttaagctGCAGTCTTCTGCAAGGATATGGATCAAACACAGACAGCTTTAACAAGAGTTGTTTATCTCTTCACCCATCCCTTCTTACTTCTTGTACTCTTTATCTTTATCATCATCAAGCACTTCAACTCTCCATCTTCGAAAAGGCAGCCTCTTCCTCCAGGTCCCAAAGCATGGCCTATCGTAGGCAACCTTCTCCATATTGGAAAAATGCCACATATCTCCATGACCCAATATGCCAAAGCTCATGGCCCTCTAATTTCACTGAGGCTTGGTACCCGAGTCCTCATTGTTGGATCTTCTCCGATGGCAGCTGTAGAAATTCTCAAGACAAATGATCGTTTGCTATCTGCTAGATGTGTGCCGAAAGCAAGTCCCTATCAAAGCCAAGTACTTGAACGAATAGCGCTTGTTTGGGCCCCGCAATGCACCGACGGATGGAAATCCTTGCGAGCCTTATGCAGGACTGAGCTGTTTTCAGCCAAAGCATTGGAGTCGCAAGCCAGTTTGAGAGAGAAGAAAGTTGCCCAGATGGTAAAATTTTTGGAAACCAGACAAGGAAAACTTATTAATGTTGGAGAAGTAGTGTTCACTACCGTTTTTAACACGCTATCCAGTCTCTTTTTCTCAAAAGACTTCATTGGTTTGGAAGATAAAGGAGTGGCCAGTGGATTGAAAAATCTTATCTGGAAGATTATGGAATTGGCCATTACTCCAAATATAGCTGATTTTTATCCTATACTTGCCGGGTTGGATCCTCAAGGACTAAGAAGGAAGAGCTTAAAATGTGGTCAAGAAATGGTTGCCCTTTGGGAAATGTACGTAAAGGAAAGAAGGCAAAAGCATGGCCAAGATACTCCAAGAAACGATTTCTTGGATGTATTTCTTGCAAATGGATTTCAGGACGATCAAATCAATTGGTTGACTCTTGTAAGTAATAATTAAACAGTTCCTTCACCTTAATTTCTCTCGTTTTGTTTGCTCGATTTGTTGTTCACAACTATAGTAATGGAAATATATAGTCTAAGAGATCACCATGTTTAATTTGCAGGAATTGTTCAGTGCAGGCACAGACACTACTACGACGACAATAGAGTGGGCAGTGGCTGAGCTTATCAAGAACAAACAAGTCATGAGCAAAGTTCGTGAAGAGCTAGACAGAGAAATCAACAAAGACTGGATAGATGAATCTCAGGTTTCTCAACTTCCTTATTTAAATGCATGCATAAAGGAAACTCTGAGATTACACCCTCCTGTTCCATTCTTAATTCCACGTCGTGCTGTTGAGAATTGTGAAGTTATGAATTACACCATTCCAAAAGATTCTCAGATATTAGTCAATGTTTGGGCTATTGGGCGTGATTCCTCTGCTTGGGAAGATCCTTTGTTATTTAAACCTGAAAGGTTTCTTGGCTCAAGTTTGGACTTAAAGGGTCGTGACTTTGAGTTCCTACCTTTCGGTTCAGGAAGGAGGATTTGCCCCGGACTTCCAATGGCTACAAGACAACTTCCATTGATTTTGTCCTCTTTAATACATTGCTTTGATTGGTctcttgaaaatggtgtggatCCTGCCGAGTTAAACATGACCGAAAAGTTTGGCATAACATTGCAAAAGGAACATCCTCTACTTATTGTTCCTAAAAGAAAACTATAATTTCAATGGATGTTTGTTAAGTATGTGCCAAagatattttctttaataatattGGCAATGACTTCAGTCTTTGCTTTAGGGATATGGATTTTTCTTATTCTTGCATTTGTCTATTTGTTAATTTTCTGCACTAGTGGAAGTGAGCATGAGAGGCAAAGCCATCCAGATTCACTCATGAAACTGGAGGCCTATAAGATTtatcataaattaaaaatataaatatataaaatttatatatttaataaataaattttactgtatattttatattttaatgtataataaactaaatctaaaaaaaaaattcttaacaaaattaataaataataaaaaatttttatatagaTCATATAACAAAAACATAACTATGTGAGacctatatatttaataaatatctcaTCATACGTTTTATATTTTGATCATGATGAATCGatctaaacaaaaaaaaatccattgaacatatatatatatattatcattaTTTCAATCGAAATTTTGGCCACTAATATATCTGAAATTTtcttatatctatatatatattttttttatttattggagAAGGAGATTGACGagtgaaatttaaatttttatatttttacggTTTTGAACTAAGGAGAACTCGGTAATCTTCTATAGAAAACTAGCGGATAGCTACACATGCAAGGCACGTGAGCATAATTTTACTTAAATGTACGAAGGGGtcggcaattttttttttttacatagttaaataattttttaattaaaaaaagacaATATTGGCATTGTCAaggttaataattttttttattaatttatattttaaaattagtaattttgtttaaaatataatatataaaaattattaaaattattataaaaatatatttttttatttttaattaattatttacatataaattttgaaattcacgtaaatatatgaatattattttataaatttaaatatgccAAGAAAACTAAAAATAAGCAACCTTTACAATAATGGTAGGGAGACATTGAAATGAGAGATTTCTACTAATTTTTTGATGTCAAGGTTTATTCATTGTGATTTTGTTAAGGGATGGCAATGAATCGGATATTTATAGGTATTTAATTCGATTAGAATTATCTAATTATAATCTAATAAAATACATTTAGATAATATATAATTGAATTTagaatgaatttaaatttaaagaatAATACCTATAGCATATTTAGATTAGTTGGAACTATTAGGtaaatctatttatataaataattaattaaatcaaatatatatataataataatatttttaaatttttatatattttatttcaaataaatgaaatttaaatattttataaattattaataaattttttaatataaattattaattaaaatatataaaatcaaataaatttcaatattttttataatagtaaTCAGATTTAGAATAAATTcaagtaattaaaaataaattctaattaaatttgaGACAAATTTAAGTAGAGTGATTTTCTTGAATTGTAGAAAAAGGATTTATGGTTGGAATTTTAtaatcttataccaattggatagtgtatttaattttcttttaaaataattttctaattattAAGTCTCACATTAATTAAATAttagataaaaatattttatatataatttgagtaatttttttataagatattttttaaagtgaaattaaatatgatttattttattaacatgATAGCAAAGTTAATAAGTTATAGATATCTAGTCCTCCCATAAAATGTATTCTAGAATAGAGTTAGAATCAACCTTAGTTTAACTTTCTTtgactataattaataaatttttggaGTTAATTATATACAATTTTTGGCGTTAAT
Above is a genomic segment from Hevea brasiliensis isolate MT/VB/25A 57/8 chromosome 17, ASM3005281v1, whole genome shotgun sequence containing:
- the LOC110641603 gene encoding probable (S)-N-methylcoclaurine 3'-hydroxylase isozyme 2, whose product is MDQTQTALTRVVYLFTHPFLLLVLFIFIIIKHFNSPSSKRQPLPPGPKAWPIVGNLLHIGKMPHISMTQYAKAHGPLISLRLGTRVLIVGSSPMAAVEILKTNDRLLSARCVPKASPYQSQVLERIALVWAPQCTDGWKSLRALCRTELFSAKALESQASLREKKVAQMVKFLETRQGKLINVGEVVFTTVFNTLSSLFFSKDFIGLEDKGVASGLKNLIWKIMELAITPNIADFYPILAGLDPQGLRRKSLKCGQEMVALWEMYVKERRQKHGQDTPRNDFLDVFLANGFQDDQINWLTLELFSAGTDTTTTTIEWAVAELIKNKQVMSKVREELDREINKDWIDESQVSQLPYLNACIKETLRLHPPVPFLIPRRAVENCEVMNYTIPKDSQILVNVWAIGRDSSAWEDPLLFKPERFLGSSLDLKGRDFEFLPFGSGRRICPGLPMATRQLPLILSSLIHCFDWSLENGVDPAELNMTEKFGITLQKEHPLLIVPKRKL